In Herbinix luporum, a single window of DNA contains:
- a CDS encoding RluA family pseudouridine synthase — translation MIDPKDEQLNISLIVEEEFEKLRIDKYLSSILDDISRSSIQKFIDEGRVLVDGKAVKSNFKLLKGQAISLYLPQEKEPEIKPENIPIEVIYEDEDIIVINKHKGLVVHPAPGHESGTLVNALLYHYKDQLSSVNGPLRPGIVHRIDRDTTGVIVVCKNDQAHLYIAKQLKEHSITRKYLALVYNTFKTESGRVEADIGRHPVDRKKMAAGVINGKYAATNYRLIENLDNKYAYIECELETGRTHQIRVHMASINHPVVGDTVYGPSKDPFKLQGQALHAAILGFIHPTTKEYVEFRAPLPTYFTDLLSKLRRL, via the coding sequence ATGATAGATCCAAAGGATGAACAATTAAATATCAGCCTTATTGTAGAGGAAGAGTTTGAAAAGCTTAGGATCGATAAATATCTTAGCTCAATCTTAGATGACATATCAAGATCCTCTATTCAGAAATTTATTGATGAGGGCAGGGTACTAGTGGACGGTAAGGCCGTAAAATCCAATTTTAAGCTACTTAAAGGTCAAGCCATATCTTTATATCTCCCCCAGGAAAAAGAGCCTGAAATCAAGCCAGAGAACATTCCTATAGAGGTTATTTATGAGGATGAAGACATAATTGTAATTAATAAGCATAAAGGGCTTGTGGTTCACCCGGCACCGGGCCATGAATCAGGGACACTGGTCAATGCTTTATTGTATCATTATAAAGATCAACTATCATCAGTAAATGGACCCTTAAGGCCCGGTATAGTCCACCGTATTGACCGAGATACAACCGGAGTAATAGTAGTATGTAAAAATGATCAGGCCCATTTATATATAGCCAAGCAGTTAAAAGAACATTCTATAACAAGAAAATATCTTGCACTGGTATATAATACCTTTAAGACCGAAAGTGGAAGAGTAGAGGCTGATATTGGACGGCATCCAGTAGATAGAAAGAAAATGGCTGCCGGTGTTATAAACGGAAAATATGCCGCAACAAATTACCGGCTTATTGAAAACTTAGACAATAAATATGCTTATATAGAATGTGAACTAGAAACAGGCCGTACACATCAAATTCGAGTTCATATGGCAAGTATTAATCATCCCGTAGTGGGAGATACCGTTTATGGTCCAAGTAAAGATCCCTTTAAGCTGCAAGGACAAGCCTTACATGCTGCCATACTTGGATTTATACATCCTACAACTAAGGAATATGTTGAATTTAGAGCACCTTTGCCTACTTATTTTACGGATTTACTTTCGAAATTAAGAAGACTGTAA
- a CDS encoding ATP-binding protein, which yields MKRIYIEQLIKWNQTEDIRPVMLTGAKGVGKTYLAYDFAKAFFKNILYLNFEHDPKAVDLFSDKDPGKLSKRLSEHFYLTALDSDDNFNEDRLLILDEISYCPAALHILSSLQQEGAFPRIIAISSSPLKKEELKPYYHIPIYPMQFSEFLTAIGSEWYIETIIAHYNSNKKIPDIVHKELLNLHNLYLQIGGMPSIINEYLNFNNISNIPEQHSHLMGTYRHYLSLLSSDSESLKMNQVLDCLPLQLLKSNKKFQYNLIRKGTTHAMYKEAIQSLSNQNYIIPCYKMTTKDLSNIDKILEEDRLNVNEITSFKLYLSDAGLLHSLLLKEIKTTFNKVARKALLENYIATTLKVNGYPIFFWESESTAKIDFLLSNKGEIIPLEIFCDTNTRSKSISVLKQKIDFPYSIKISERNFEYSNNVKYVPYYAAFCI from the coding sequence GTGAAGAGGATATATATAGAGCAATTAATAAAATGGAATCAGACTGAAGATATAAGACCGGTCATGCTTACCGGTGCAAAAGGCGTTGGGAAAACATATCTAGCCTATGATTTTGCCAAAGCCTTTTTTAAAAATATTCTATATCTTAATTTTGAACATGACCCAAAAGCAGTTGACTTATTTTCTGATAAAGACCCGGGTAAACTATCGAAAAGATTATCTGAACATTTTTATTTGACTGCCTTGGATTCAGATGATAACTTTAATGAAGATAGGCTTCTTATATTAGATGAAATATCCTATTGTCCGGCTGCACTACACATACTGTCATCCTTACAGCAAGAAGGAGCATTTCCGCGAATAATTGCCATATCCAGTAGCCCCTTAAAGAAAGAAGAGCTTAAGCCATATTATCATATTCCTATATACCCAATGCAATTTAGTGAATTTTTAACAGCTATAGGTAGTGAATGGTATATAGAAACCATTATAGCTCATTATAATTCTAATAAAAAGATACCTGATATTGTACATAAAGAACTTCTTAACCTTCATAATCTATATCTTCAAATTGGCGGTATGCCAAGTATTATCAATGAATATTTAAATTTTAACAATATATCAAATATTCCCGAGCAACATAGCCATCTGATGGGAACTTATAGACACTATTTAAGTCTATTAAGTTCAGACAGTGAAAGCCTAAAAATGAACCAAGTACTAGATTGCCTGCCTTTACAATTATTAAAAAGTAATAAAAAATTTCAATATAATTTAATTCGTAAAGGGACAACCCATGCCATGTACAAGGAGGCAATTCAAAGCCTATCTAATCAAAATTACATAATACCATGCTATAAAATGACAACAAAAGATCTTTCTAATATAGATAAGATCTTGGAAGAAGACAGGCTTAATGTCAATGAAATAACCAGTTTTAAGCTATATTTATCCGATGCAGGTCTGCTTCATTCACTATTATTAAAGGAAATTAAGACTACATTTAATAAAGTTGCTAGAAAAGCTCTTCTTGAAAATTATATTGCCACAACCCTTAAGGTCAATGGTTATCCCATATTTTTTTGGGAATCAGAATCCACGGCCAAGATTGATTTTTTACTTTCCAATAAGGGAGAAATTATTCCATTAGAGATATTTTGTGATACCAATACCAGATCTAAAAGTATAAGTGTATTAAAGCAAAAGATTGACTTTCCTTATTCAATAAAAATATCTGAAAGAAATTTTGAATATTCAAATAATGTGAAGTATGTTCCCTATTATGCGGCTTTTTGCATTTAA
- a CDS encoding BlaI/MecI/CopY family transcriptional regulator, translating to MARPEIRLHEGELNVMELLWANKVLAARDISKIIKEYIGWEKNTTYTVIKRLIDKGAIKREDPGFLCRAAISKRTVQNIETKALLDKLYNGSLSTFLADYLKNQDLNRAEILELERILSEQRF from the coding sequence ATGGCAAGGCCAGAAATCCGATTACACGAAGGTGAACTTAATGTAATGGAGTTATTATGGGCTAACAAAGTTTTGGCAGCTCGAGATATTTCAAAAATTATCAAAGAATATATCGGATGGGAAAAGAATACTACATATACTGTAATCAAACGACTTATCGATAAAGGCGCCATCAAAAGAGAAGACCCAGGCTTTCTATGTCGTGCTGCAATATCAAAAAGAACAGTGCAAAATATTGAGACAAAGGCATTACTAGATAAATTATATAACGGATCCTTAAGTACCTTTTTAGCGGATTATTTAAAAAACCAAGATTTAAACCGTGCAGAAATCTTGGAATTAGAACGAATATTAAGTGAGCAGAGATTTTAA
- a CDS encoding arsenate reductase family protein, with amino-acid sequence MNIQIFGKKKCFDTKKAERYFKERGIKYQFIDLLDKGMSKGEFNSIKQAVGGYQNMLDENCKDKNLLALFTYLSDEDKEEKMLEKQVLIKTPIVRSGKKAAVGYKPEIWKEWLI; translated from the coding sequence ATGAATATACAGATATTTGGAAAGAAGAAATGTTTTGATACTAAGAAGGCAGAGCGTTATTTTAAAGAAAGAGGTATTAAGTATCAGTTTATTGATTTGCTTGATAAAGGTATGAGCAAAGGTGAATTTAATAGTATTAAGCAGGCAGTAGGGGGTTATCAAAATATGCTTGATGAAAATTGCAAGGATAAAAATCTTCTGGCCTTATTTACTTATTTGTCAGATGAGGATAAGGAAGAAAAAATGCTAGAAAAGCAAGTATTGATTAAAACCCCCATAGTTCGTAGCGGGAAAAAGGCAGCAGTGGGATATAAGCCTGAAATATGGAAAGAGTGGCTAATATAG
- a CDS encoding putative ABC exporter domain-containing protein, with protein sequence MFKRIKDAKEGRNVSTNTNRKINIKEENHGLHKGKGAMTFVYKHLLEMKRSSRFIFIDGNSIFIAISVGIASKFIEHNTVSIYITLGTLIYMQYFTTTFGRLKTELLKPYIYMIPESSFKKILAASASSIFKPCVDSILIFGIMAVVGGVDILQCIFMALAYSASGFLFVGLSVVYQRLLNDQPNKIAQVFIGIYLLILVLAPGVAASVLITVYVLPESLIFLSTLPYTIVSMLIAFIMFFACRNLLDRSDYSERI encoded by the coding sequence ATTTTTAAAAGAATAAAAGATGCCAAAGAAGGAAGAAATGTCTCTACTAATACTAATCGAAAAATTAATATTAAAGAAGAAAACCATGGGCTTCATAAAGGAAAAGGAGCTATGACATTTGTTTATAAACATCTCTTGGAAATGAAGCGAAGTAGCCGTTTTATATTTATTGACGGTAATAGCATCTTTATTGCAATATCTGTAGGAATTGCAAGTAAATTTATAGAACATAATACAGTCAGTATTTATATAACCTTAGGCACTTTAATCTATATGCAATATTTTACAACAACATTCGGGAGGCTTAAAACTGAGCTGTTAAAACCCTATATTTATATGATACCGGAATCTTCATTTAAAAAAATACTTGCTGCCAGTGCTTCTTCTATATTTAAGCCCTGTGTAGATTCGATTTTAATCTTTGGAATTATGGCTGTGGTAGGAGGAGTAGATATACTACAATGTATATTTATGGCACTGGCATATAGCGCTTCAGGCTTTTTGTTTGTTGGACTAAGTGTTGTTTATCAAAGGCTACTTAATGATCAGCCAAATAAAATTGCTCAAGTTTTTATTGGTATTTATTTATTGATACTTGTATTAGCTCCTGGGGTTGCAGCATCGGTTTTAATAACGGTATATGTTTTGCCGGAATCATTGATATTTTTATCAACCCTGCCCTATACAATTGTTAGTATGCTTATTGCATTCATTATGTTTTTTGCTTGTAGAAATTTATTAGATAGATCGGATTATTCAGAAAGAATATAA
- a CDS encoding glycoside hydrolase family 43 protein, translated as MKKITNPVLKGFNPDPSILRVGDDYYIATSTFEWFPGVQIYHSRDLINWKLIARPLNRVSQLDLKGVSSSEGVWAPCLSYDNGVFYLIYTIVKLWTYAGPRDLDNYLVTTTDIRGDWSEPIYLNSSGFDPSLFHDDDGRKWLVNQLWDHRQGKNKFAGIVLQEYSHKEKGLVGPITNIFKGTELGLVEAPHIYKRNGYYYLMTAEGGTTFKHAVTFARSRKLEGPYELHPQNPILTSWTGANLELQRAGHGSLVETQNGEWYMAHLCGRPLPNRGRCILGRETALQKMVWREDDWLYLEAGGNHPQVHVPAPDLEEVKWEEEPARDDFDTSNLNINYQTLRMPLGDEFYSLTERPGFLRLRGSGSLGSRFHQSFIARRQQAFCYTATTVVEFEPDTFQQMAGLTAYYDTNNFYYLHISWHEEKGKIIDIVKKDAGVFDEPISDKISIEGWERVYLRVEVDYHILQFSYSKDGKDWIKIGSSFDASILSDEYTVPNRFTGAFVGICCQDLSGQRRAADFDFFEYIER; from the coding sequence CATTCAAGGGACTTAATTAATTGGAAACTTATTGCAAGACCCTTAAATAGAGTGTCACAGCTGGATTTAAAAGGTGTCTCATCTTCTGAAGGTGTGTGGGCTCCATGTTTATCCTACGATAATGGTGTCTTTTATTTAATTTATACCATCGTAAAATTATGGACATATGCAGGACCAAGGGATCTTGATAATTATCTGGTTACTACTACAGATATAAGGGGAGACTGGTCTGAACCGATTTATTTAAACAGCAGCGGTTTTGACCCCTCATTGTTTCATGACGATGATGGACGCAAGTGGCTGGTAAACCAGCTTTGGGATCATAGGCAGGGTAAAAATAAATTTGCCGGTATTGTACTTCAGGAATATTCCCATAAGGAAAAAGGTTTAGTAGGGCCCATAACAAATATTTTTAAAGGAACAGAATTAGGTCTGGTGGAAGCCCCTCATATATATAAGAGAAACGGCTATTATTATCTTATGACTGCTGAGGGGGGTACAACCTTTAAACATGCAGTAACCTTTGCCCGTTCCAGAAAGCTAGAAGGACCTTATGAACTTCATCCACAAAATCCTATTCTTACCTCCTGGACCGGTGCCAACCTAGAACTTCAAAGAGCCGGTCATGGCAGTCTGGTAGAGACGCAAAATGGTGAGTGGTATATGGCTCATCTATGCGGACGGCCTCTTCCTAACAGGGGAAGATGTATCCTAGGTAGAGAAACTGCTCTTCAGAAAATGGTATGGAGGGAAGATGATTGGCTATACCTTGAAGCAGGGGGAAATCATCCTCAAGTTCATGTTCCGGCTCCGGATTTAGAGGAAGTTAAGTGGGAGGAAGAACCGGCAAGAGATGATTTTGATACTAGTAATTTAAATATTAATTATCAAACCCTTAGAATGCCTCTAGGGGATGAGTTTTATTCCCTAACAGAAAGGCCAGGATTTTTAAGACTTAGGGGAAGTGGCTCATTAGGTTCAAGATTTCATCAAAGCTTTATTGCAAGACGTCAGCAGGCCTTTTGCTATACTGCAACTACAGTGGTAGAATTTGAACCTGATACCTTCCAACAGATGGCAGGGCTTACAGCTTATTATGATACAAATAATTTTTACTATCTGCATATTAGCTGGCATGAAGAGAAGGGAAAGATTATTGATATTGTAAAGAAAGATGCAGGAGTATTTGACGAACCCATAAGCGATAAGATATCTATAGAAGGATGGGAGAGAGTATATCTTAGGGTAGAAGTAGATTATCATATCTTGCAATTTTCATATTCTAAGGACGGTAAAGACTGGATTAAAATAGGTAGCAGTTTTGACGCCAGTATTCTATCTGATGAATATACTGTACCCAATAGATTTACCGGTGCATTTGTAGGAATATGTTGCCAAGATTTATCAGGTCAAAGAAGAGCAGCGGATTTTGATTTCTTTGAATATATAGAAAGGTAG